The following is a genomic window from Motilibacter aurantiacus.
CGGGCTCCAGTCGGCTGCATCGGCCGCGGAGGACGCGCCGCTCCTGCTGCACAGGGGTCACATCGACCTCTTCGACGTGACCTACGACGCCGAGGCGCGCAACCTCGACCTCCGGGTCAAGGACGACACCAAGCTGTACGCCGAGACCGCCGTGCTGCGCGAGCCCGAGGACGTCGTGATCCCGGTCGACCCCGCCATCACCACGACCACCGTCCCCGTCGACCCCGACTACGGCTTCCTGGGCGCCGCGGGCCAGCCGATCTACGTGCTGCAGCAGAACGGGCGCAACGCCGACGGCATCCGCCAGCCGTGGCCGGGCTGGGGCGCCGAGACGGTGCCGGGCGGGCTGCTGCAGGACGATTTCGTCGTGCTCGACGTGGACGTCGAGGGCCCGGGCAAGCTGTTCGCGTACTCCAGCGGCGCCGGCGCCCCCCGGGTGTACGTCGACGGCAACTTCGACTGGCCGGACGACATCGAGACGAACGTCGGCTCACACGTGCACACGAACTGGGCCTTCACCTCCCAGGGCACCTACACCCTGCGGGTCAGGGCCAAGGCGACCACGGTGGACGGGCGGGCGCTCGTCAGCCCCACCTCGACGTACACCTTCGTCGTGGGAACGCCCGCCGAGCAGCCCCCGCCGCCCCCGACGACGCTCTCGATCGCCGGGGCGGGCGTGACCTACGCACCGGGCGACCAGGTCGCGCTCGAGGCGCTGCAGCAGCCCGCCACCGAGCTGACCGAGTACATGTGGGAGTCGCGCCGGCCCGGCGCCGCCGACTTCTCCTCGGTGCTGCTCAGCGGTTCCGGGACGTACGGCTTCCCCGCGCGGCTCGCCGACGACGGCACGCAGTACCGGGTCTCGCTGCTCGACCGGCACCGTGACGTGGTGGCCGTGTCGGCGCCGGTCAACGTCCGGGTCCGCGAGCCCGGCTCCGGGCAGGTGCCCGCGGGTGACGCCTGTGCCCAGGACGGCGTCGAGGTGATGACGGAGGGCCATGCCGACCTCGCCCTTCGGCTCCGGGACGACGGAGAGCTCGTCGCCCAGGTGAAGGACGGGCGAGCCGTCCCCGCGGTGTGGCGTGGCCCGTCACAGGTGGCCTTCAGACTCGACGCGGCGGCGCGCGGGACGGTGTCCCCCCGTGCCTCCCTGTCCTTCCTCGGCCGTCCCGGCGACCCGGTGTGGACGATCGGCCAAACCCAGCAGGCGGGCGTCCCCTGGCTGGGGTGGAGCACGGACGACGTCACGTTGACCGACGCCGTCGGCGACGAGATCGGCTGGCGGATGGACCGGGCGCGTGTGACGGGCCCCGGGGACGTCTACCTCTTCCAGTCCGACGCCTTCGGCAGCGTGCTGCCGCTGCTCGGCACGGGCGCCGGCTGGCCCGCGACGACGACGATCTCGCGCGCCACGCACTCGCACGGCACGTGGGCCTTCACGGCTCCCGGCCGCTACTCGGTGCCGTTCACCTACACGGCGACGTCCTACGGCCGTGAGACCTCGACCTCGGCCACCCTCACC
Proteins encoded in this region:
- a CDS encoding TIGR03773 family transporter-associated surface protein; this encodes MRRERLTRRLIGLALALTGLSAGLQSAASAAEDAPLLLHRGHIDLFDVTYDAEARNLDLRVKDDTKLYAETAVLREPEDVVIPVDPAITTTTVPVDPDYGFLGAAGQPIYVLQQNGRNADGIRQPWPGWGAETVPGGLLQDDFVVLDVDVEGPGKLFAYSSGAGAPRVYVDGNFDWPDDIETNVGSHVHTNWAFTSQGTYTLRVRAKATTVDGRALVSPTSTYTFVVGTPAEQPPPPPTTLSIAGAGVTYAPGDQVALEALQQPATELTEYMWESRRPGAADFSSVLLSGSGTYGFPARLADDGTQYRVSLLDRHRDVVAVSAPVNVRVREPGSGQVPAGDACAQDGVEVMTEGHADLALRLRDDGELVAQVKDGRAVPAVWRGPSQVAFRLDAAARGTVSPRASLSFLGRPGDPVWTIGQTQQAGVPWLGWSTDDVTLTDAVGDEIGWRMDRARVTGPGDVYLFQSDAFGSVLPLLGTGAGWPATTTISRATHSHGTWAFTAPGRYSVPFTYTATSYGRETSTSATLTFLVGPCASATPSPQPGPGASTPPPPPAPAVAGSPPAPPSPAPAVTPPPVTVQDREPRPAVLARARLTGTPVVGSRLTCRPAFSGGTVRSYRWLRDGRAVQGRSSARRLVAADAGHRIRCRVVVANAAGTASSLSPTRTVKPRPERARTRVG